In Macadamia integrifolia cultivar HAES 741 chromosome 1, SCU_Mint_v3, whole genome shotgun sequence, a single window of DNA contains:
- the LOC122082089 gene encoding AMSH-like ubiquitin thioesterase 1 gives MRSSSGAGGFNINLRTQKLEVDNRISLRYYYRIADNLLKQGDIFREEKNIIDLYVMLMRFSSLITETIPLHRDFKASLQREKLSFKKKLLNALTELEKLKPAVNQKIEELNRKQTSQVESWGHNHQNGSFDSSLEWPAVKKKTQANYEIRKMPQSIAREVTHQSSRTYQFSNSRPVEGQFRSLSLNIPRPKEETLSRHSILGPNGLRGQWQPPSTKQLVQYPSNLDFTPIAIPIDLTPIEIPSLEQPVKDELTTQKDSNSLIETLEAVLCDDHQSVQDVEPPSLISLDVVETPVHTDIVRQPSPPPVLADVQDLMPTTSPQIVESGCAIDNSFQDELARTKSPLQLHISTTMMENFMRLAKSNTQRNLETCGVLAGSLKNRKFYITALIIPKQESTSDSCQTTNEEEIFDVQDKQSLFPLGWIHTHPSQSCFMSSIDLHTHYSYQIMLPEAIAIVMAPKDGSRTHGIFRLTTPGGMSVIRQCQQRGFHPHEQPSDGRPIYEHCTDVYMNPNLKFDVIDLR, from the exons ATGAGGTCTTCCTCAGGAGCAGGGGGGTTCAACATCAATCTCAGAACTCAGAAACTTGAAGTCGATAATCGTATATCTCTACGTTATTACTATCGGATCGCTGATAATCTCCTTAAAcag GGTGACATCTTTCGAGAAGAAAAGAACATTATAGATCTGTATGTTATGCTTATGAGGTTTTCAAG TTTGATAACTGAAACTATACCACTTCATCGAGATTTCAAGGCATCTCTACAAAGAGAAAAACTTTCTTTCAAGAAG AAACTATTGAATGCACTGACTGAGTTGGAGAAATTGAAGCCAGCAGTAAATCAGAAGATCGAAGAACTAAACAGAAAACAGACGAGTCAAGTAGAGAGCTGGGGCCATAACCACCAAAATGGTTCTTTTGATTCTTCACTGGAGTGGCCTGCTGTCAAAAAGAAAACTCAAGCTAATTATGAGATCAGAAAG ATGCCACAATCTATTGCACGGGAAGTTACCCATCAAAGTTCAAGGACTTACCAATTCTCTAATTCAAGACCAGTGGAAGGGCAGTTTCGCTCATT ATCTCTAAATATCCCACGTCCAAAGGAGGAAACACTATCAAGGCATTCTATTCTGGGCCCAAATGGGCTTCGTGGGCAGTGGCAACCACCTAGTACTAAGCAATTG GTTCAATATCCCAGCAATTTAGACTTTACTCCAATTGCGATCCCAATAGATTTAACTCCGATTGAGATTCCAAG CCTGGAGCAGCCTGTGAAAGATGAACTTACGACCCAAAAAGACAGTAATTCATTAATTGAAACTTTGGAAGCAGTCCTTTGTGATGACCACCAATCAGTTCAGGATGTGGAACCTCCTTCCTTGATTTCCTTGGACGTGGTAGAAACTCCTGTTCATACTGACATTGTCAGACAACCTTCTCCTCCACCTGTTCTTGCGGATGTACAAGATTTGATGCCCACTACATCTCCTCAAATTGTTGAGTCTGGTTGTGCAATAGATAATTCCTTTCAAGATGAACTGGCTCGCACCAAATCACCACTGCAGTTGCACATT TCAACAACAATGATGGAAAACTTCATGAGGCTGGCCAAGTCCAACACTCAAAGGAACTTGGAAACCTGCGGTGTTCTTGCAGGTTCACTT aagaatagaaaattttatattaCCGCGCTCATCATCCCGAAGCAGGAGTCAACATCAGATTCG TGTCAGACTACAAATGAAGAGGAGATATTTGATGTCCAAGATAAGCAGTCCTTGTTCCCCCTGGGGTGGATTCAT ACACATCCTTCACAATCTTGTTTCATGTCGTCAATTGATCTTCATACTCACTACTCATATCAG ATCATGTTGCCTGAAGCAATTGCAATTGTCATGGCTCCCAAAGATGGTTCAAG AACCCATGGCATTTTCCGTTTAACCACACCAGGTGGTATGTCAGTTATTAGACAGTGTCAGCAGCGTGGCTTCCATCCACATGAACAACCTTCAGATGGTAGACCCATTTATGAGCATTGTACAGATGTCTATATGAATCCCAATCTAAAGTTCGATGTCATTGATCTCAGATGA
- the LOC122091097 gene encoding uncharacterized protein LOC122091097 codes for MAIDLCSASDSSGLGMSPRISFSHDLRHSDVVPVEEYCHRSDGSLLDSSFDFDFGVSASFEQEPPFSADELFFDGKILPCEIREKIQIVLPSKQTRHAKLPPLPPLPLPLPLFPPPSPTDTTTTTTTTTTMLKTSTKTDDSKKESLKEIMAMSNESEDKASSKSFWRFKRSSSLNAGNGQRRSLICSLPLLSRSNSTGSSTNPKRQPLLKDTQKHSHKPPTPTPAKSSSFSSSSSQSQKPPLKKNSGSYGNGVRISPVLNIPPPYIAKGTASLFGLGSFFCGGKDKNKKK; via the coding sequence ATGGCGATCGATCTCTGCTCGGCCTCCGACAGCTCTGGTCTGGGGATGAGTCCCAGAATTTCGTTTTCTCATGATCTACGCCACTCAGATGTCGTCCCCGTCGAAGAATACTGTCATCGATCAGATGGGTCTCTTTTGGATTCcagtttcgattttgatttcggCGTTAGCGCAAGCTTTGAGCAAGAACCACCATTTTCTGCTGATGAGCTTTTCTTTGACGGAAAAATCCTTCCTTGTGAAATTAGGGAGAAAATACAGATAGTTCTTCCTTCGAAACAAACCCGTCATGCTAAGCTTCCTCCTCTTCCGCCTCTGCCTCTACCTCTACCTCTGTTTCCTCCCCCCTCTCCTACTGATACTActacgacgacgacgacgacaacAACGATGTTGAAGACGAGTACAAAAACTGACGATTCGAAGAAAGAGAGCTTGAAGGAAATCATGGCGATGAGTAATGAATCAGAGGATAAGGCCTCCTCGAAATCATTCTGGCGGTTCAAGCGAAGCAGTAGTCTTAATGCCGGGAACGGGCAAAGACGCAGCTTGATTTGCTCCCTACCACTTCTATCTCGAAGCAATTCAACAGGTTCATCAACAAATCCCAAACGACAACCATTGTTGAAGGATACTCAAAAACACTCACATAAACCTCCTACTCCCACACCTGCAAAGTcgtcttctttttcttcgtcTTCGTCTCAGTCTCAGAAGCCTCCACTGAAGAAGAATAGCGGGTCTTACGGTAATGGTGTCCGAATCAGTCCTGTTCTCAATATTCCTCCTCCCTATATTGCCAAGGGAACTGCAAGTTTGTTCGGTTTGGGTTCCTTTTTCTGCGGTGGGAAGgataagaataagaagaaatga